In Streptomyces qaidamensis, one DNA window encodes the following:
- a CDS encoding organic hydroperoxide resistance protein, translating to MTDGPAVDTRPTKIMFVAEATAHGGREGYVTSQDGQLDLKVAMPPQLGGDGNGTNPEQLFAAGYSACFHNALILVGNREGYDLTGSTVAAKVGIGPNRQRGYGLAVALSVSLPVVDADLATRLVDAAHEVCPYSNATRGNIDVTILLG from the coding sequence ATGACTGACGGCCCCGCCGTCGACACCCGCCCGACGAAGATCATGTTCGTGGCGGAGGCCACCGCCCACGGTGGTCGCGAAGGCTATGTCACCAGCCAGGACGGACAGCTCGACCTCAAGGTCGCCATGCCCCCGCAGCTCGGCGGCGACGGCAACGGCACCAACCCGGAACAGCTCTTCGCGGCCGGCTACAGCGCCTGCTTCCACAACGCCCTGATCCTCGTCGGCAACCGCGAGGGCTACGACCTGACCGGCTCCACGGTCGCCGCGAAGGTCGGCATCGGCCCCAACCGGCAGCGCGGTTACGGCCTCGCCGTCGCCCTCAGCGTCTCGCTGCCGGTCGTCGACGCCGACCTCGCGACCAGGCTGGTGGACGCGGCCCACGAGGTCTGCCCGTACTCGAACGCGACCCGCGGGAACATCGACGTGACCATCCTGCTTGGCTAG